CACTTCCCCCATACTCTTGATTTTAGATTTCTTTTAAGTTTTgtatctttcttttcttacACGAGTAAACTTCCCAGAATGACTACTGTGGTTAAAGAATCCACACCAAAGAGAGGGCGTACCAATTTGGCTTGCGACAGGTGTCGCCAAAGGAAAACACGTTGCGACGGAGTGCAACCGGTTTGTGGAACATGTATGAAGCGCAAAATTCCATGTAAATTTGAGCGTAAATACCCTCGAGCTCAGGTTTCTGTTCAGTATGTCAAGACACTcgaagagaagttgaaaatcCTAAAATCTCAAGGCAGAGACAAATTTAACGATAACGTCAATTTGAATGTTAATAACAACGGCTCGACAGCAAATCCAATAGAAGGTCTCGGAATTGATTCCTCTTCTAGTGgtgaacttcttcacagccaaaatcaaaatcagattaaccaacaaaatcaaatacaTTACCACACTCAGTATTCAATACAACAACTACCTAACTCAATCAATAACCGCATTACGCCTCAACCTATCCGTAACTCGGGGTTCTCCGCCATGTCCGTGGGCTCCCTGAATGATATCCATGCTCCTTCATTTGCCTACATCAACTCCAATAACAAAAAAtcgttgatgttgaactACGACGATAAGCATTCTGTGGAATATGGTGTAAATGGCCTGGTCATTTCGGGAACGTATAAGGATGAAGAGACCAGTGCAGATGCCATGGGAGCTGGCTCTCTTTCTGATGACAGGAGCAAAGACAAGAACTTCTACGgatcttcagcagcagttTCGTTCATGAAAGAACTTGCTTTAACTGTAGATGGAGGTCCCCAAAGGTCGGACTcggaaaacaagaaatttgTGGAACGAGCCAAGTACAAGATGTCTCGTAACGATGCTAGAAGCACCAAAGGGTTATCAGATATGTTGGTTCCTCCACGGAGTATCGCTGATCGTTACATAAGAAACTACTTCGACTTCACCTACAATCTCTACCCGTTTGTACACAAGCCAACATTTATGGCAGCCTATGACGAAATCTGGTCTGCTGATGCTGGTTCCTATGAGGTGGATGAGCTTTTCTACTCTATTCTTAATATCATTTTTGCATTTGGTTGTCGACTCCTGTTAGACATTGACCATCAGGAAAGCTTTGCCAATGCTGACATGTACTTTGAGCGATCGCAGGAGTTGCTCCGGTTTCATCTCATGGATGCCGGGTCACTCTTGTTGGTACAAGCGTTGATACTTACGGGCCAGTATTTACAAGCTACAACCAGACTGGCTGGGTGTTGGAACATCATAGGATTGGCCATCCGAATGGCGCAGGGTTTGGGGTTACACGAGGAACAGAATCTTGAGTCTACTAACAGTTacattgaaaaagagatGAGAGAGAGATTATGGCATGGTTGTTTAATGATGGATAGGATAGTATCAATGACTTTAGGAAGACCCATGATGGTAATGCATGAGTCCCGTATGTCTTTACCTTCAGCGATTGATGATGAGAATATCTTAGACGATTCCTACGTACCCTCTTCTAATCCATCTTACATGTGTTTTTTTAATGAAACGGTTAAGCTCTACGACATACTTGCAGacattttgaagattttctATTCTAGCAGTGAACCTGAATTTTTTGATCTCTTTCTCAGTATTTTTAAAATCGAAGAGAGACTCCATAAATTCCATGAAAATGTACCTAAGCATATTAAGTTCGGGTTTGAGTTGCACGAAAAGCCTTTCCGTCGTCAGAGTATCATTCTCCACTTGCGGTACTTGCATTTGAAGATGGTACTATATCGCCGTGTATTATTTCCTAAAAAATATGCTGCAAACAGGCGGGAAATTCACTCCGAATTAATTTCCCATACCACAAATTCGATCTCCTTGCTTTGTGTGGAAGCTGCGATCGAGTTGATTCAGGTGGTTAAGAAATATAGAGCGGAGGACATAGAGATATTGCCAGCTAGTTGGTACACTGTGTTCTACTTGTACAGTGCGGAGACTGTTATGTTGGCAGCTAAACTTAAGCCCACcctacaagaagaaaccagcaCGGAAGTCTTTACCACTGCATGGACCAACGGGTTAGAAATGTTGGCCGGCTACCAAGATGAATCAGAGTCGGCAGTGCGGtgtttgaagatattggaGATCATGGGAGAAAGAGTTCACGCTTCCGCCTTCCGACACAAGCGGCATATTGACATTCCTACGGTCGGCAGCGACTCGGCCCAAAACAGTCCTTCGCATATTCCTTCCGATATTCTCTATTCATTATTGTATGATACAGCAGGGCCATTTGGAGGTCCTTTCTTCTACcgagaagaaatgaatcGGTTTTCCAGCTAGAATTGGATTTTATCGGCCGAACTAATTTCAGCTTCGAATGTGTAGTTCAATATTATTCGCTAGAGGGGTTCAATAAAAGAACCGAATAAATTACCGCTGGCTAGTTGAAACGACTCCTGTATTACTGTCACTTTTTCATGGCGATATGACAAAGCTATCCGGTACATTACATTTTGCTGAATTATGTTCTTGTTACCAGATAGCAGATTGTAGTGCGGACCTTTCTATATTTTGTGTAAGAGAGGGGTCAAGATCTTGTACCGCATATTTTGTATGCACGTAAAAATCGGACCCCACCAATACACATATTTTTTGACTATCGATTATTTTTTATCTTGCTGTTGCCTCTACACTAATTTACTAGATTTGGTCGTGGAATCCGTTAAGCAATTTTCTTGTAATACAAAACCAGTCACATTGAAATGATACAGGTACAGATATCATTTCTAGAATTCCACATTCACAGAAGTTTGATAGCCAAAGCTCAAAAGGCCCAATGAATAACCTCCTTTAGCAGCAAAATGTTCTATGGGTACAAATTTATTATGTCAAGACTATTTGGCCATTATTCCCGGGATTCcaaaacttcttctctaaaAATTCCTATCTGTTTCCGGGCCTTCTTCAATCATTATTGACATTTCTTCACATGTTTGTACGATGGCATTATTTTCTCTAGTTCCATGTAATGCGTTCTATAAACTTATTCTGATTATTTATTCGAACACCATTTTATTAGAAAGTGTGCCGATTTGATCAATAGCTACCTCAACAACGTCTCCGTTTTGAAGATACACAGGGGTTGGCTTCATACCTAACGCAACACCACTTGGAGTTCCGGTCATGATGACAGTTCCCATTTCCAATGTAGTGCTTTGCGAAATGAAGGAAATGATTCTTGGAACTCCAAACAAAAGATCGTCAGTGTTGGCATCTTGACGTATTTCGCCGTTAACGGTAGTTTGTAGGCTAAGGTTTCCTGGATTTTGAATCACTTGTGGTGAAACCAAGGCTGGACCCAATGGAGCGTACTTGTCGAAACTCTTAGAGAAACACCATTGAGGAACACTTCCGGCGAATTCTGGGTCCTTCTGCCAGTTACGGGAAGACACATCGTTGCCAGTAACATAACCAGCAACATAACTcaatgcttcttcttccttgataTTTTTTCCGGTCTTGCCAATAACAATACACAATTCACCTTCATAATCACATTTGGATTGAGCGATCTTAGGAATTGGAATGTCTTCTCCGAAGTCTGCAACACTGAAACTTGTCTTGTAGAAAATGGATGGGAATGGTGGTGGGGTTCTGCCACCTTCCTGGATGTGTTTCATGAAGTTCAAACCTACACACTTCACCATGGGAACATCATCGGGAGTAAGAGGACCCAACAAAGTCTTTACTTCCTTGATAACATCAGTCACAACAGCATTATCAAAGATATCACCAGTGATAACCTTGGCCATGATCTGTTTACCTTGCAAGAATTGCTTGCCAACATCGTAGTCAGCATCAGAGACAATAGGTTCACCTCTATAGGTCTTTCCGTCTTGAGCGACGAATCTAATTAATCTCTTCCAAGTAGGGGTCATTATTCGTTTTGTTATTGAAATAGTTATTGTCGCGAACTCTAAATCTCGTACGAAATCAGGATTTAGCCTGGTATATATTTCATTCATGTAGACCAGTTCCTGAATAAACTTCGGAACAACATTCCTATTATTTATATTTACTCCGCTCaaatttctttgattgCTGATTAGCCCTAAAAGCTCCGAGCTCCGATCAAGGAAGTATCGGCACGGAATTCATCCCGAATCCCGAAACTAACTCTACAATCTATCCCCACTTATTTGCATCCGACTTATCGGAACAAGGCTCCGTCTTGCACCCACTATTTGCAAAACTTATATAAATCGTCACACATGGCCAGCTTCTCTATCCCCGATTTGGATGATATTCAACACCGACAAACCAAACTATACTCGCAATGACTCCAGCTGCTACACCACGCTCTCAAGAAGCGCAGGAAAATGATGCTTTGTTAAAAAGCATGCCCGCTGAAAACGTCGCTCCATTAtggaagatattgaagaagttgtctcCTCCCAAGCCAAACCCAATTTCAGTTCCTCATCTCTGGAACTACAAGAAATTAAAGCCAATCTTAGATGAATCTGGACGTCTTGTTCCAACAGAACTTGCTGAGAGAAGAGTGCTTATGTTGGTTAATCCAAAGTTAAATGGTCCCCGAACTACTGAAACTTTGTATGCTGGTCTTCAATATATTAGACCTGGTGAAGTTGCTGCTGCCCATAGACACGTTGCTTTTGCTCTTAGATTCATCCTTGAAGGACAAGGAGGTTTCACTAATGTCGAGGGAACTAGAATGTCAATGCAAAGAGGTGACGTACTTTTAACCCCAAGAAACTGCTGGCACGATCATGGTAAGGATGGAAATGGTCCTATGATCTGGTTAGATGGTTTGGACTTGCCAATGTGGCAATCAATTCCCGTGAACTACACTGATTactatgaagaagacagatTCCCAGCTGTTGATAATGAAAACACTCCAATGAAGTTCCCATGGCAACCAGTCCAAGACAAGCTTGACAGTATTAAGGGTGACTTTGCTATTTTCGAATATCGTGACCAGGAAAATCCTGAAAAGTACGTATCCTCTATACTTGGCGCTGAAGCCTTGAGAGTTTCTCCAAGTGCTTCTACTCCTGTCCGTCAAGAAAACAGTTCTTTCGTTTTCTGTGTCTACGAAGGTAAGGGCCATACTATTGTCTACGGTGACGACGGTGAAGAGAATGTTTTCAACTGGGAAAACAGTGATGTCTTCTGTATTCCTTGTAACATGCCATTCAAGCACTTTAATGACAGTGAAGAACAAGCTtatctcttcaacttctcggACACCCCATTGCTCAAAAACTTGAGAATTCACAGTTCcgacttgaagaagcatAACTAGGTGTTTTTGTGTAAGTAGGTGTTATATGTTCTGCAAATTAATTAGTGTTAATCCATGTCTAGATTGAAAGGAAGAGTTCTATGATCAGTAAGAGCAGGCCATGTCTATAGGTCTGTGTCATGGTCATGTGCACTGGGCTAACATCTAGTGTTAGATGTCATCCACCCTAagtttctttttctgccTTATTCTTTATCTATGCTTGAAGTTACAAGGAAAATAATGCCAAATTTGGAATCTTGCAGCAATCCATTATGCAGTATACAAAAttcatttcaattttgtttTATTTCTAATACAAAATCCTATAAGTAACCTCACATTAGcttacttgaagaacagcCGCCTATACATAAATTATGACTAATAAATAAACTAATCAATAAAAGCGTTCCATCCAAAGAGCCAGCGTTGGTATTCAATATCAGACCATTGATCTGGGTTATTATCATctctcttcatcattttagtatctctttcttcttgctcttcaCCATCTGGTAAGTGCCAGACGTGACCATTTTTGTGAGCACCTGCTTGAACAGCCTCaactcttctctttcttctcttttggtAGTTTTTAAGAGCAGCTGGGATGTCGCTGCTGGACTTGCACATGTTGATTTCGTCTGCCAAGGTAGCGCCGTCTTCAATAGCTTGAGCAGCCCCTTGAGCCAAATATGGCAACATAGCATGAGCTGCATCTCCAATCAAAACGACTTTGCCGCTCTCACTGACATAACGTGGAAGCATAGGCAAATCGGCAAGAACCCACTTGAGAACAGATTGAACCTTTGATAAAAGTCTAACAACAATGGGATCGAAGTTTCTGTAGTGGTGtctcatttcttctacatcgCCAGGTTCATTCCAGACACCAACAGAGGCTTCACCAGGATGACACAACACCATATTGTATAGCTCTCCATTTCTTATTGGGTATGCCATAATGTGTCGTCTGTAACCTATCCAGCAGTTGGAGTTGACATCAGTCATAAGATGAGCAATTTCTGGGTCAGACAACATTACTTCCCTTGGAATAGTAGCTCTGTAGGCACAGTTTGAACATTTAAGTGGTAGTACTTTTTCTTCGGTAACTACTGCACTATCTCTAACCTTCGAACGAATACCATCAGCTCCAACAATGATGTCAGCTTGGTGGATATTACCATCAACCATAGTAACAGTAACTGCTTCTTGGTCAACGGAAGCTATTCTAGAGTTGAGTTTGTATTCAACTCCAAGTTCTAGTGCAGATTCGTGCAAGATTCTTTGGTAATCAGCACGATGAATCAAAACGTATGGGTTACCATAGGACTTTGTCATCTCTGGATCCAATGGAGTCATGGAGAGAACCTTACCATTGTCATATCTTCTGAGACAAATGTTTTTTGGCCTGGTAATGTAAGGCAAGAATTTGTCGAAGATACCATACTCCTTAAGGACATGAACGGAGTTGGGAGGCATTTGGATACCAGCACCAACTTCACTTAAAGATGATGAACCTTCTAAAATAGTAACATTGTGACCTTTCTTCCTCAAGCCGATGGAAGCAGCAATGCCTCCAATACCACCACCGCAGATAATAATGTTGAAATGAGTTGCAGTCATTTTTGTTGAGTGTTTCAGATGAAATAGTTGATGTCTCTAACTTCATTCAGGCAAGTCAACGAGAGCCGAAGGGGGCCTTATATATTCAACATATCCTATTTGGAGGATTCGGCTTTTCTTGCTGTTACCCCATGTCTACCCTATTTTTTGGTTGTTCTATCGGCTTCGTATGCGCTCTAACTAACATGTTGTTCGGGGCTACACTCCGCGCTTGCGTACTACATAAAGCATTTTTGGGGAAACTTGGTCTTGAAAAATAAATCGGATCTTGCTTCCTAAAAAGTGGAGAATTAGATCCAAACCATGGCGGGGTACATAAAATTCTCATATATTCCTCCATAGAAAATACCGAGGAGAGGTTAAAGTAGTCTCCACAGTGTTTATTCAATTATATATTCAAACATTTGTATTCGCTGAAATTTATTTTTTAGAGCCTACATTTGGAACAAAAATGGGGTGGGGTATCCTAAACAGTGTATCTGGAAAATAATCTAAAGTTCCATTTACCCCAAGTCAGTTGCAACATACAAATCtagatttttttttgtataAATGTTTGTTATCATTCTCATTTAGCGATAACTTCTGGTCTAAAAATTACCATTCCATACAATAAATATACATAATGTCTTTGGTTAGCGATATTGAAAAGCACTCTCAGAACCATATCGAAACTGTTCTGGATGAAAATTTGTCAGAACTTTCTCGTGAACATATTGATTATCTTATGCAAAGACATGGGACAGTTGACTTAGATCCTCTACCTTCTATGGACCCAGAAGATCCACTCAACTGGCCCACTTGGAGAAAGAACTACGAAATTTTGATTATCGCCTTCCAATGTTTTTTGGGTAATTATTTTTCTGCGTCTCTTACTCCCGCTTATGAAGATATGGCTGTACAGTATGGTGTTGATGTTCCAACATCTTCTTACTTAACTTCTGCTCaaattgctgttgttggtgtttTGCCATTTTTTTGGGTTCCTATTATGAATACTTACGGAAGAAGGTCCATTCTCATGTATACTGCTTTTTGTGCTATTGGCATAAATATTGCTGGTGCTTATGTCAAAACCTACGGTCAACAAATGGCTACAAGATGTTTGTATGCTTTTT
This Scheffersomyces stipitis CBS 6054 chromosome 3, complete sequence DNA region includes the following protein-coding sequences:
- the UMH1 gene encoding degradation of aromatic compounds (umarylacetoacetate hydralase 5-carboxymethyl-2-hydroxymuconate delta-isomerase.~go_function catalytic activity~go_process metabolism) yields the protein MTPTWKRLIRFVAQDGKTYRGEPIVSDADYDVGKQFLQGKQIMAKVITGDIFDNAVVTDVIKEVKTLLGPLTPDDVPMVKCVGLNFMKHIQEGGRTPPPFPSIFYKTSFSVADFGEDIPIPKIAQSKCDYEGELCIVIGKTGKNIKEEEALSYVAGYVTGNDVSSRNWQKDPEFAGSVPQWCFSKSFDKYAPLGPALVSPQVIQNPGNLSLQTTVNGEIRQDANTDDLLFGVPRIISFISQSTTLEMGTVIMTGTPSGVALGMKPTPVYLQNGDVVEVAIDQIGTLSNKMVFE
- the YIN1 gene encoding Fungal specific transcription factor (go_component nucleus~go_function transcription factor activity; zinc ion binding; DNA binding~go_process regulation of transcription, DNA-dependent; transcription), coding for MTTVVKESTPKRGRTNLACDRCRQRKTRCDGVQPVCGTCMKRKIPCKFERKYPRAQVSVQYVKTLEEKLKILKSQGRDKFNDNVNLNVNNNGSTANPIEGLGIDSSSSGELLHSQNQNQINQQNQIHYHTQYSIQQLPNSINNRITPQPIRNSGFSAMSDEETSADAMGAGSLSDDRSKDKNFYGSSAAVSFMKELALTVDGGPQRSDSENKKFVERAKYKMSRNDARSTKGLSDMLVPPRSIADRYIRNYFDFTYNLYPFVHKPTFMAAYDEIWSADAGSYEVDELFYSILNIIFAFGCRLSLDIDHQESFANADMYFERSQELLRFHLMDAGSLLLVQALILTGQYLQATTRSAGCWNIIGLAIRMAQGLGLHEEQNLESTNSYIEKEMRERLWHGCLMMDRIVSMTLGRPMMVMHESRMSLPSAIDDENILDDSYVPSSNPSYMCFFNETVKLYDILADILKIFYSSSEPEFFDLFLSIFKIEERLHKFHENVPKHIKFGFELHEKPFRRQSIILHLRYLHLKMVLYRRVLFPKKYAANRREIHSELISHTTNSISLLCVEAAIELIQVVKKYRAEDIEILPASWYTVFYLYSAETVMLAAKLKPTLQEETSTEVFTTAWTNGLEMLAGYQDESESAVRCLKILEIMGERVHASAFRHKRHIDIPTVGSDSAQNSPSHIPSDILYSLLYDTAGPFGGPFFYREEMNRFSS
- the NHG1.1 gene encoding Salicylate hydroxylase (Salicylate 1-monooxygenase) (Salicylate hydroxylase (Salicylate 1-monooxygenase) (bacterial)~go_function monooxygenase activity~go_process aromatic compound metabolism); this encodes MTATHFNIIICGGGIGGIAASIGLRKKGHNVTILEGSSSLSEVGAGIQMPPNSVHVLKEYGIFDKFLPYITRPKNICLRRYDNGKVLSMTPLDPEMTKSYGNPYVLIHRADYQRILHESALELGVEYKLNSRIASVDQEAVTVTMVDGNIHQADIIVGADGIRSKVRDSAVVTEEKVLPLKCSNCAYRATIPREVMLSDPEIAHLMTDVNSNCWIGYRRHIMAYPIRNGELYNMVLCHPGEASVGVWNEPGDVEEMRHHYRNFDPIVVRLLSKVQSVLKWVLADLPMLPRYVSESGKVVLIGDAAHAMLPYLAQGAAQAIEDGATLADEINMCKSSSDIPAALKNYQKRRKRRVEAVQAGAHKNGHVWHLPDGEEQEERDTKMMKRDDNNPDQWSDIEYQRWLFGWNAFID